A stretch of DNA from Lysinibacillus sp. B2A1:
TTTTTATTTTTTCAAGATATTCACGATACAGATCTTGTATTTCCTGCGGTGCTTCAGTATTGAGTGTTCATTTCAGTTCCCTTTTTACTGGAAAATATGTATACTTAAAATATAGTAAGTTGCCTCTGTAGCTATAGAAGGGAAGAGCGCCGGAAAACATTGTAGATACCGGGTCGCAAGGCAAGGGTTTCAGAAGCACCGAAAAGCAAATGAGCTGAGGCAGGTGAAATTCCTAGCCGGTGAAAGTCCGTAGGGAAGCGTGTTCCCCCTAGCCTATGCTTACGAAAGGAGTACGGGTTCGAATCCCGTCAGAGGCATATGCAAACTGATGTCTTCATACTATTAAATCCTCCAAATGTAATTCTGAATAAAACCTTCTGTTTAACTCCTATTCTATAGAGAATTATTATTTATTTAAAAATAAATAAGACCAGGCTCAATAAAATCGAGTACCTGGCCCTTCTTGCTTTGTTGTAGAAATAGGAATTGAAAAGACATTTTTAGCATATCATAGCAGCCTGAACAATTTCTGAACACTATGAATTTATTGTTAAGATACATGTTTGTCTCATCCATTACCCATCTTCCTATAAAAATAAACGGTTGCCTATTGGTTTGCAATAGGTAATTGTAGTAAATCATCTACAAATTTATCAATCGTAATCATTTGACTGGCATAGTCATAGTTCATAATAGTGTCTTTGACTGAATAATAATAAACATTTTCTTTTTGTACCGCAGGGATACTGTTCCAAACTCTTCAAAGTTGGTATATGCAATGATGTCTGCATCAGCTAAGTATTCTGGCAGCAATTCAAATGAAATAGAAGCACTATAGCATCAATGCTAAATGTGTATAGAAGTAAAAACGTATGTTAACTTTTTTGAAGGTCTTTCATCAATAATTTTAACTCTTCTGAGCCTATTTTATTAATATGAATCAAATTCATTAATTGTTCCATTGCATTTATTTTATTTTCAAATGCCGTTGTAAGCTGATTATGATTGTTTTTCATCATGCTTCCTGGATCTAGCTCTTTTAATTTCCCCTTTGCTTTTCGAAGAATTTCTAAACCATCCTCTAAACGCTTTGTAGTTGAATCACTTTCATCAATATTATCACTATTAAAATTCATAAAAAAATCTAATGTTTCTTTTAATATTTCATTCACTTGCTCTATATAGTCATGCAATGTAACATCCTCCAATCTACCTATATCATAGGATAAATAGGATGTTTTGTCATTTAAAAAAATGATTTACACATTAGTAGTCTAAAATCCTCAATTATACTCTGTACAAGTAATCATTTTAACATTCTCTTCTGTTTGTAGTTATTAAAAAAGACTGCTCTCAAAGGTTATTTATACGAACCAAAGAGACAGCCTTTAAAACTTAGTCTAAGCTTTATTTTGTAGAGATGCCACCCAGTTATTTGTATCAGCAATCGTTGGATTAGCAAGGTAATACCCACCTTCTATTTGAAGGGTTTGACCAGATAAATTTCGATTCATCAGAAGTTAGGAATACGACTGTATGTCCGATATCAACTGCTTCACCGTGGTATGGTAATGCATTAAATTTTGAATAAATATCGAGCATCTCTTGCGGCATATTACTTTTGCAGCTGGTGTAAAAATTAGTCTTGGTGTGACGACATTACAGCGGATTTTATCTTTTCCATATTGAGCGGCTATATTTTTTGTCATATTGGCAACTCCCGCTTTTGTTGCACCATAAGCAGCACGACAAATGATTTAAAATTAAACTATTCATTTTTTAAACTAAATACTCTTACGTTCGTTGGATATGTGCTTAAAAACTTTTGACCGACTCATATTATTAGTATAACTTTTTGATTTGCAGTGAATAGTAATAGTGGTGCAAACACACCTATAAACTACGATGGAGGGATATTTTATGAATAACATTCGTGAAGGATTAATCCCAACAATTTTAGGGTCTGCTGTTACTGCTACTGGTTATGCATTAAAGCAAAAAAGTGGTT
This window harbors:
- a CDS encoding asparagine synthase, which encodes MNNIREGLIPTILGSAVTATGYALKQKSGSNKMIANTVFGFGLAHIVLGTIDLIEHRR